Genomic segment of Microbacterium hydrocarbonoxydans:
ACGCGGCCCTGATCGAGGCCGCGGTCGCGGGCAAGGTCGACGTCGCATCGTTCTCGGGCTTCACCTATGTGACCGCCACGAACAACGGCGCCGAGCTCACCCCCATCTCCTCGATCGTCACGGAAGAGGGCCAGGAGCCGGGCTACTACTCCCAGGCGATCGTCCCGGTCGACAGCGACATCGACAGCTATGAGGACTTCGCGGGCAAGAAGGTCTGCTTCGTCGACCCCTCGTCGACCTCGGGCTACCTCTTCCCGTCGTACAACCTGCTCGAGGCCGGCATCGACCCGAAGACCGACATCACCCCGGTGTTCGCCGGCAAGCACGACGTGAGCGTGCAGAAGGTCGGCGAGGGAGTCGAGTGCGAGGTCGGCTTCGCCGAGGACTCCGAGGTCGAGAAGTCGGATGCGGTCAAGGTCATCGACGAGACGATGGTTCCCGGCGCTCCGCTCGTCTACTCCTCGAGCCTTCCCGATGACGTCTCGACCACGCTGATCGACGGCCTCGCCGAGATCACGATCGACGACATCATCGCCGCCGGCATCGAGGGCGCCGACACGGATGCCTTCCGCAGCGTGTTCTACGCCACCAAGCCGGTCGACGACGCCTACTACGACCTCATCCGCGACATCTGCGAAGAGACCGAAGCCGAGCAGTGCAAGGCCTGAGCCTCGCACTCCGCCTCGCTCCCGGTCGTTGAGCGAGGGAACGAAGGAGCGGGGCGGGATGCGCGCAGTGTCGGCGTATCTCGTCCCGCTCGTCCCGCTCGACGATCGAGTTTCAGAGAATCACGAGGAGAACTGACATGAACGCCGCATCCCCCGCCCTCATCCGCCTCGACGGCGTGACCAAGACCTTCGGGTCGACGACCGCGCTGAAAGACGCCTCGCTGCAGGTCGCGCGCGGCG
This window contains:
- a CDS encoding phosphate/phosphite/phosphonate ABC transporter substrate-binding protein; amino-acid sequence: MKLRALPVLAGAAILALGLSACSGAAEATGNSGAAGSSAGSAFAVDENTLVFGVVPDSVDTETNYQPLMDYIAEISGKTVEYHESTDYAALIEAAVAGKVDVASFSGFTYVTATNNGAELTPISSIVTEEGQEPGYYSQAIVPVDSDIDSYEDFAGKKVCFVDPSSTSGYLFPSYNLLEAGIDPKTDITPVFAGKHDVSVQKVGEGVECEVGFAEDSEVEKSDAVKVIDETMVPGAPLVYSSSLPDDVSTTLIDGLAEITIDDIIAAGIEGADTDAFRSVFYATKPVDDAYYDLIRDICEETEAEQCKA